The Podospora bellae-mahoneyi strain CBS 112042 chromosome 7, whole genome shotgun sequence genome includes a window with the following:
- a CDS encoding hypothetical protein (EggNog:ENOG503NWBZ; BUSCO:EOG09263690; COG:S): MASAEQPLPYAPRTSSISAFVEAPPSDSHRRSSSSVPTSKFAAEMSQPPPRPARSPLPHGFNPADMDRLSDPNVKDKIVSTGTNPPSQHSSLSVPLPKVRHDPSLRRARKPRSQYPRSSTESHVEYILVASFDIDRGPIMEHQYPVAITGDEHMLAELMLPDQAHVRNQDWTVFFLHKDSSQEEDDAERQAKESRRARRRRRRDRAKGIIHESDDEDDGGEEDLDDDDDDWDDDVSTDEEPEGGEGPPLVYVLNLVNTKQDKTVKRGAVVKAMAICTRHPFLHIYKPLLLLALEEYFKSPVPETLSMLFNAVNEMDLSLMPKLSLLERHLLQASDNKDLFVEKFERMIQARISEETAEDVADQPFDASRSPPKRPGIFRSGTKSYIETHTGAYAVPRDTHEFESKVMYKGIPIPIKVPVAVMPETVGDFSLIKLIQNFSDSHAKSPQTFALHPHLTTNGPTTHPIIVLANALLTQKRVIFLGHNMPSGEVAEAVLAACALVSGGLLRGFTRHAFPYTDLTKIDDLLNVPGFIAGVTNPTFEHHPEWWDLLCDIPSGKMKISSKIESAPITEGLVYFQQQNPAYANFINGASAGSGSAAAAGQQTGDLTGDAAFMADILRCIANRSGERVVRAKWREWVLKFTRIAAAFEETVFGASALYIGSDGDGDGDGGGGGGDGNLGQAAMGHGYVWADEATKAKELAGNVTRIEGWRNTRSYYSFIQDVAQSYTVRPLKGLDLAHMHDRLRTQKLTPQQSKEIFEALYNYVWSYDEICLLLSVAPESHAGLFYIALGLFHKDRDVRVKTAELLDRIAEHEAGQHWWRSLSRFEKLAYVRIKKEVEQEGRGGREGGVVSPVDSKRVSSGRRVI; this comes from the exons ATGGCATCGGCCGAACAACCGTTGCCCTATGCCCCGAGAACAAGCAGCATATCCGCGTTTGTAGAGGCCCCCCCCAGCGACTCCCACCGCCGATCATCTTCGTCCGTCCCGACGTCCAAGTTCGCCGCTGAGAtgtctcaacctcccccgcgCCCCGCTCGCTCCCCGCTACCCCACGGTTTCAATCCCGCCGACATGGACCGCCTATCCGACCCAAATGTCAAGGACAAGATCGTTTCAAccggcaccaaccccccgTCGCAGCACAGCTCTCTCTCGGTGCCCCTTCCAAAAGTACGCCATGACCCGTCTTTGCGCCGGGCGCGCAAGCCGCGCTCTCAATACCCAAGGAGTAGCACCGAGAGCCACGTCGAGTACATCCTGGTCGCTTCGTTCGATATCGATAGGGGGCCGATCATGGAGCACCAGTATCCTGTCGCTATCACTGGAGATGAACATATGCTTGCGGAACTGATGCTTCCGGATCAGGCTCACGTCAGAAATCAGGATTGGAcagttttctttcttcacaAAGATAGCAGCcaggaagaggacgatgcTGAACGGCAGGCCAAAGAAAGTAGGAGAGCCCGGAGACGGCGCAGACGGGACCGGGCAAAGGGGATAATACATGAatcggatgatgaggacgacggtggtgaggaggacctggacgatgacgacgatgactgggatgatgatgtgtcAACCGATGAGGAGCcagaaggcggcgagggacCGCCGTTGGTCTATGTGTTGAACTTGGTCAATACCAAGCAGGACAAAACGGTCAAGAGAGGTGCCGTGGTCAAGGCTATGGCTATTTGCACGCGGCATCCATTTCTTCACATATACAAG CCCCTATTACTACTCGCTCTAGAAGAGTACTTCAAATCACCAGTACCAGAAACACTATCCATGTTGTTCAACGCCGTCAACGAAATGGACCTTTCTCTCATGCCAAAGCTCAGCCTGCTGGAAAGACACCTGCTCCAAGCCAGCGATAACAAGGACCTATTCGTCGAAAAGTTTGAGCGCATGATCCAAGCCCGCATCTCGGAAGAAACAGCAGAAGACGTGGCAGACCAGCCCTTTGACGCCAGCCGCAGCCCCCCAAAACGACCAGGTATCTTCCGCTCAGGCACGAAATCCTACATTGAAACTCACACGGGCGCCTACGCCGTGCCGCGGGACACTCACGAATTCGAAAGCAAAGTCATGTACAAAGGCATCCCCATCCCGATCAAAGTCCCCGTTGCCGTCATGCCCGAGACGGTCGGTGACTTCTCCCTGATCAAACTAATCCAAAACTTTTCGGACTCCCACGCCAaatccccccaaaccttTGCCCTTCATCCTCACCTAACCACCAACGGCCCGACAACCCACCCGATCATCGTCCTGGCCAATGCTCTGCTGACCCAAAAGAGAgtcatcttcctcggccaCAACATGCCCTCGGGCGAAGTAGCCGAGGCCGTCCTGGCCGCCTGCGCGTTGGTATCAGGGGGGTTGCTCAGGGGCTTCACCCGGCACGCGTTTCCCTACACGGACCTGACCAAGATTGACGACCTGCTCAACGTGCCCGGGTTCATCGCCGGGGTGACGAACCCCACGTTTGAGCACCATCCGGAGTGGTGGGATTTGCTGTGCGACATTCCGTCGGGCAAGATGAAGATCTCGTCCAAGATTGAGTCGGCGCCCATcacggaggggttggtgtaCTTTCAGCAGCAGAACCCGGCGTACGCGAACTTCATCAACGGGGCGTCGGCCGGGTCGGGGAGCGCGGCTGCGGCGGGGCAGCAGACGGGGGATTTGACGGGGGATGCGGCGTTCATGGCGGATATACTGAGGTGTATTGCCAACCggtcgggggagagggtggtgagggcgaagtggagggagtgggtgcTCAAGTTTACGAGGATCGCGGCGGCGTTTGAGGAGACGGTTTTCGGGGCTAGTGCGCTTTATATCGGgagtgatggggatggggatggagatggtggtggaggggggggtgatgggaacCTGGGGCAGGCGGCGATGGGGCATGGGTACGTATGGGCCGATGAGGCGACTAAAGCAAAAGAGCTGGCGGGGAATGTGACGAGGATTGAGGGGTGGCGGAATACTAGGAGTTACTATTCGTTTATCCAG GACGTCGCTCAGTCATACACGGTCCGCCCGCTCAAGGGTTTGGATTTGGCACACATGCACGACCGGTTGCGGACGCAGAAGCTGACTCCCCAGCAGAGCAAGGAGATTTTTGAGGCGCTTTACAACTATGTCTGGTCTTATGACGAGATTTGTTTGCTGCTGAGTGTTGCGCCGGAGTCTCACGCGGGGCTGTTTTATATTGCCTTGGGACTGTTCCACAAGGATAGGGACGTGAGGGTCAAGACGGCCGAGTTGCTGGATAGGATTGCTGAGCATGAGGCGGGCCAGcattggtggaggagcctgAGCCGGTTTGAGAAGCTGGCGTATGTGAGGATtaagaaggaggttgagcaggaggggagaggggggagggaggggggtgtggtgagTCCTGTTGATAGCAAGAGGGTTAGCTCTGGGAGAAGGGTGATATAA
- a CDS encoding hypothetical protein (EggNog:ENOG503NW46; MEROPS:MER0043126; CAZy:CE1; COG:S), with translation MSLVSTLTRRQLTRQVPQLTHTTTRSFTTTVKMALEIKAEITTFNGKLYKLTHPSTTTSTPMSINLFIPPSALSKTTPAPVLIYLSGLTCSPENCTEKGFFQHRASQLGLALVYPDTSPRGLSIPGQSDSWDFGEAASFYLDATADPWKENYKMETYITTELPSVLFSSPQLGPYLDKERVSITGHSMGGHGALTLYLKHQDKYKSVSAFAPIANPTKCPWGEKAFKGYLAGGLEEGKKHDAVELLRSGIWKGGDLKALVDVGTGDNFYKNGQLLPENLEAVVKEMGLEGLKVRYHEGYDHSYYFMASFSGEHVEHAARHLGLL, from the exons ATGTCCCTCGTCTCGACTCTTACCCGTCGTCAACTCACTCGTCAA GTCCCCCAACTTactcacaccaccacccgctccttcaccaccaccgtcaaaATGGCCCTCGAAATCAAAGCCGAaatcaccaccttcaacGGCAAGCTCTACAAgctcacccacccctccaccacaacctcaacccccatgTCCATAAACCTcttcatccccccctccgccctctccaaaaccacccccgcccccgtgTTAATCTACCTCTCGGGCCTGACCTGCTCCCCGGAAAACTGCACGGAAAAAGGCTTCTTCCAACACCGCGCCTCCCAGCTCGGCCTAGCCCTCGTCTACCCCGACACCTCCCCCCGCGGCCTCTCCATCCCGGGGCAATCCGACTCCTGGGACTTTGGCGAGGCGGCATCCTTCTACCTCGACGCCACTGCCGATCCCTGGAAGGAAAACTACAAGATGGAAACTTACATCACCACCGAACTCCCCTCCgttctcttttcctccccccagctCGGTCCCTACCTTGATAAGGAACGAGTCTCCATCACGGGTCACAGCATGGGCGGACACGGGGCTTTAACCCTCTACCTCAAGCACCAAGACAAATACAAATCTGTCAGTGCCTTCGCCCCGATTGCAAACCCGACAAAGTGTCCCTGGGGGGAAAAGGCGTTCAAGGGGTACCTAGCCGGTGGACTCGAGGAAGGCAAGAAGCACGACGCTGTCGAGTTGTTGAGATCGGGGatttggaaggggggtgatCTCAAGGCCCTCGTCGATGTTGGCACCGGGGACAATTTCTACAAAAATGGGCAGCTGCTTCCCGAGAatctggaggcggtggtcaaggagatggggttggaggggttgaaggtgaggtATCATGAGGGCTATGATCACAGTTATTACTTTATGGCGAGTTTTAGTGGGGAGCATGTTGAGCATGCGGCGAGGCATCTTGGGTTGCTTTGa
- a CDS encoding hypothetical protein (EggNog:ENOG503PEWH) — MSTKQRLPNSTPYHPSTLSYPATNHAHTTAITANMSPLPKLAIFLLGLFLITTKANPLDAHPKPRRSIGGVLICTNPNATGVCTHETYQLNKCYNLPDGLRNNAATFAPDPGNFFCYPYLKVCGGICTSPEGCTMGPVDSDYPHRYNLTAVSWDRFITSFDCLWK, encoded by the exons ATGTCCACCAAACAAAGGCTACCAAACAGCACACCATACCACCCTTCCACTCTCTCTTACCCAGCCACCAACCACGCACACACAACCGCCATCACAGCTAACAtgtcacccctccccaaactcgccatcttcctcctcggtctcTTTCTTATTACCACCAAAGCAAACCCCCTGGACgcccaccccaaaccacgGCGTTCCATCGGCGGC GTCCTAATctgcaccaaccccaacgccacCGGCGTCTGCACCCACGAAACCTACCAACTCAACAAGTGCTACAACCTCCCCGACGGTCTTCGGAACAACGCCGCCACCTTTGCGCCAGACCCCGGTAATTTCTTTTGTTATCCTTACCT CAAGGTCTGCGGCGGCATCTGCACCTCACCTGAGGGTTGCACCATGGGACCTGTCGACTCTGACTACCCCCACCGGTACAACCTCACGGCTGTGAGCTGGGACCGGTTTATTACTTCGTTTGATTGTCTTTGGAAGTGA
- the GPI10 gene encoding glycosylphosphatidylinositol anchor biosynthesis (CAZy:GT22; EggNog:ENOG503NV7H; COG:G; BUSCO:EOG09260UJK), with product MVKMEKDTVKKPPGPRIEKPAEKDGRVHAQVAAAQVGDILSVLLAFRFINSLFVKTFFQPDEYFQALEPAWRLAFGEGSGAWMTWEWEYQLRSSLHPAVFGAAYKLAETVMSAMHLFPPFIASMLVVLPGALQSVFAALGDFYTWKLAMDVYGRESCAPWAALWMTVLNPWQWYCSTRTFSNSLETTLTIAALSYWPWELLADAKETKEERLKQKGRLNSLRTSLFLAAIAVLLRPTNLFIWLGIIALTLTRLTLDGQSPITQTTFPTLLRETVLCGSVALAISVVSDRLYFGFWTFPPYKWLYFNMSQSLAVFYGRMPWHYYLSQGIPLLTTTFLPFALLGIYKATLTSAKPTTLLSARPTSLSTTSFNTLKTLSFALIGMITILSLISHKEVRFIYPLLPILHILAAPYVTSFFTTPLTTPSKPLVLRHKIFLANILSINLLLAGYLSLFHQPAPISVLSFLRSEYERLHPDSLSLSASPQEQKELFALFLTPCHTTPWRSHLVWPGLRARALTCEPPLHTAPGTPERENYLDEADRFYAEDAETGKYGGVFLRREMWPQFFDGGDGRKGEEIPRFVVGFEGIEGVLGEFFGGEGEKMGVKMKKVWEGWNGLVNEDWRRGGRLVVWDTGVYPDGGGEVVDGGSKDEL from the exons ATGGTCAAGATGGAGAAAGATACTGTCAAGAAACCCCCAGGGCCGAGAATAGAAAAGCCAGCCGAGAAAGATGGCAGGGTGCACGCGCAGGTCGCGGCTGCTCAAGTCGGGGATATTCTCAGTGTGTTGCTGGCATTTCGGTTCATCAACTCTCTTTTTGTCAAGACATTCTTTCAACCAGATGAATATTTCCAGGCCTTGGAGCCGGCGTGGAGGTTGGCTTTTGGGGAAGGCAGTGGTGCTTGGATGACTTGG GAATGGGAATATCAATTGCGGTCTTCACTTCACCCAGCCGTATTTGGCGCCGCGTACAAGCTTGCCGAGACTGTCATGAGTGCCATGCATTTGTTTCCACCCTTCATCGCTTCCATGTTAGTAGTTTTGCCAGGGGCTTTGCAGTCTGTGTTTGCTGCCTTGGGAGACTTTTACACATGGAAGCTGGCCATGGATGTCTatgggagggagagttgTGCTCCTTGGGCTGCT TTGTGGATGACCGTTCTCAATCCCTGGCAGTGGTACTGCTCAACAAGAACATTTTCCAACTCTCTCGAGACAACCCTCACCATTGCTGCTCTTTCCTACTGGCCTTGGGAGCTCCTTGCAGATGCCAAGGAAACCAAAGAAGAGCGCCTGAAGCAAAAAGGGAGACTCAACAGCTTGAGAACATCCCTCTTCCTAGCAGCCATCGCCGTCCTCCTTCGCCCAACAAACCTCTTCATCTGGCTCGGCATCATCGCCCTGaccctcacccgcctcaCTCTCGACGGCCAGTCCCCCATCACACAAACCACCTTCCCTACCCTCCTCAGAGAAACCGTCCTCTGTGGTTCCGTTGCCCTCGCCATCTCGGTCGTCTCTGACCGCCTCTACTTTGGCTTCTGGACCTTCCCTCCTTACAAATGGCTCTACTTCAACATGTCCCAGTCTCTCGCCGTCTTTTACGGCCGGATGCCCTGGCACTATTACCTCTCCCAGGGCAttcctctcctcaccaccaccttcctcccctttgcCCTGCTGGGCATCTACAAagccaccctcacctccgccaaacccaccaccctcctctctgCCCGTCCAacatccctctccaccacctcattcaacaccctcaagaCTTTGTCTTTTGCCCTCATAGGCATgatcaccatcctctccctaATCTCCCACAAAGAAGTCCGCTTCAtctaccccctcctccccatcctgcACATCCTCGCAGCACCCTACGTAAccagcttcttcaccacccctctcaccaccccatccaaaCCTTTGGTGCTGCGCCACAAAATCTTCCTCGCAAacatcctctccatcaacctcctcctcgcggggtatctctccctcttccaccagCCCGCGCCCATCTCTGTCCTTTCCTTCTTGAGAAGTGAATACGAGCGCCTCCACCCTGACTCCCTTTCTTTGAGTGCTTCCCCACAGGAACAAAAGGAATTATTCGCCCTGTTTCTCACCCCCTGTCACACGACACCGTGGAGGTCGCATCTTGTCTGGCCGGGGCTGAGGGCTAGGGCGTTGACCTGTGAGCCGCCGTTGCATACTGCTCCGGGGACGCCTGAACGGGAAAACTATCTTGACGAGGCGGATAGGTTTTACGCGGAGGATGCGGAGACGGGGAAGTACGGGGGGGTGTTTCTGAGGCGAGAGATGTGGCCACAGTtttttgatgggggtgacgggagaaaaggggaggagataCCGAGGTTTGTGGTTGGTTTTGAGGGGAttgagggggtgttgggggagttttttgggggtgagggagaaaagatgggggtgaagatgaaaaaggtttgggaggggtggaatGGGCTCGTTAATGAggattggaggaggggtgggaggttggttgtttgggaCACGGGGGTTTATCctgatggcggtggggaggtggtggatgggggaagTAAAGATGAGTTGTGA
- the CAR2 gene encoding ornithine aminotransferase (EggNog:ENOG503NUZV; COG:E) — protein MAPHASSSSSNDTPPSPSSSSSTTTKPTDPYHASSTTTAITTENTYAAHNYSPLPIVFARASGCHVWDPEGRHYLDFLSAYSAVNQGHCHPALIKALTDQAARLTLSSRAFHNDVFPQWAKKVRDVFGYEMVLPMNTGAEAVETAIKLARKWAYKVKGVEQGKARVWSVDGNFHGRTMVAVSLSVDPESRDNHGPYVPLIGARHPSTGKAIRYGSVEDVEEILGEFGKETAAFIIEPIQGEAGVVVPEDGYLKRVQELCREYNVLLICDEIQTGIARTGRMLCSEWDGIKPDVVTLGKAISGGVYPVSCVLSSKEIMGVIEPGTHGSTYGGNPLGCAVSIKALELVEEEGLVGKAQKLGEIFRSEIRGFNSKIVELVRGRGLLNAVVIDESETNGRTAWDLCMLLKEKGVLAKPTHGNIIRFAPPLVITEDELRSALKTIKEALEELPNATKHEAH, from the exons ATGGCCCCTcacgcctcctcctcctcctccaacgacactcccccctccccctcctcctcctcctccaccaccaccaaaccaaccgaCCCCTAccacgcctcctccaccacaacagccaTCACAACGGAAAACACCTACGCAGCCCACAactactcccccctccccatcgtCTTCGCCCGCGCCTCGGGCTGCCACGTCTGGGACCCTGAAGGGCGCCACTACCTCgacttcctctccgcctACAGCGCCGTCAACCAAGGCCACTGCCACCCCGCCCTCATCAAAGCCCTCACCGACCAAGCCGCCcgcctcaccctctcctcccgcgCCTTCCACAACGACGTCTTTCCCCAGTGGGCCAAGAAGGTCAGGGACGTGTTTGGGTACGAGATGGTCCTGCCCATGAACACGGGCGCCGAGGCGGTCGAGACGGCCATCAAACTGGCAAGAAAATGGGCGTACAAGGTCAAGGGGGTGGAGCAAGGGAAGGCTAGGGTGTGGAGTGTGGATGGGAACTTTCACGGGAGGacgatggtggcggtgagtCTGAGTGTTGATCCGGAGAGTAGGGATAATCATGGGCCGTATGTACCGCTCATTGGGGCGAGACACCCGAGCACGGGGAAGGCGATTAGGTATGGGAgtgtggaggatgtggaggagatacttggggagtttgggaaGGAGACGGCGGCGTTTATTATTGAGCCCATTCAGGGTGAggccggggtggtggtgccggaggATGGGTATCTCAAAAGAGTTCAGGAGCTGTGCAGGGAGTATAATGTGCTTTTGATTTGCGACGAGATCCAGACGGGGATTGCGAGGACGGGAAGGATGCTGTGCAGCGAGTGGGATGGGATCAAGCCGGATGTGGTGACCTTGGGGAAGGCGATCAGCGGGGGGGTGTACCCTGTCAGTTGTGTTTTGAGCTCGAAGGAGATTATGGGGGTTATTGAGCCTGGCACTCACGGGAGCACGTACGGTGGAAACCCGCTTGGGTGCGCGGTTAGTATCAAGGCTTTGGAGCTGGTCGAAGAGGAAGGCTTGGTCGGCAAGGCCCAGAAGCTGGGGGAGATTTTCAGGAGCGAGATCAGAGGGTTCAACAGCAAGATTGTGGAgctggtgagggggagggggttgttgaacgCGGTGGTGATTGATGAGAGCGAGACGAATGGGAGGACGGCGTGGGATTTGTGcatgttgttgaaggagaagggtgttttg GCCAAACCGACCCACGGCAACATCATTCGCTTCGCACCACCGCTGGTCATCACCGAAGATGAACTCAGAAGCGCCCTCAAGACCATTAAGGAGGCGCTGGAGGAGTTGCCAAATGCCACCAAGCACGAGGCGCACTGA
- the ATG1 gene encoding Serine/threonine-protein kinase (COG:O; COG:T; COG:U; EggNog:ENOG503NY72): MADRQLSSTSSSRRQKQPTDGAVGQFVIDKEIGKGSFAQVYSGRHKVTGALVAIKSVELSRLNKKLKENLYGEIKILKTLRHPHIVALHDCVESATHINLIMEYCELGDLSLFIKKREKLITHSATRDIARRYPIEHNQGLHEVITRHFLKQLASALKFLREGNFVHRDVKPQNLLLLPSPFFRETHQSAKQILSASYDSLMPAAGLPSLPMLKLADFGFARVLPSTSLAETLCGSPLYMAPEILRYERYDAKADLWSVGTVLYEMATGRPPFRAGNHVELLRKIEAAEDQVKFPRESVVSPELKSLVRALLKRNPVERISFADFFNHTVITGPIPNLHEDDLPKPEPQQVKETVRPEGSLSLSRRDSQRGKVATGVLSSPRPRPASPLATPIEKPNPLEQVPGPRAGLSYSPAGDGLGITRRPAVQPSTSAPARPVMYVDRSRANSTASQRPPRESIVPDPSQTLASQPRPKSRLTKPLTEEEKAAQDVALERDYIFIDKKGVEVNALADQISMYPQSVPKSGQIVRRATQQGHPTSTTGAVSARNNHLRQGSYDKPLSSSPGSTTSAISKAIQDASLRLFGFNVAPHLLSKGQSPPQIYSPFPAYPTPSAPAGMISDGKHTTPVDEDSRVAQCIEDWATRSDVVYGFAEVKYKQLVPLAPSMDYGLGGVPADKMEEEDGLTLEATVSLSEEALVLYVKALSLLAKSMDIASLWWTRKSRSDNSNSIHSAARDSVNSQALALKINRVVQWIRSRFNEVLEKAEIVRLKLIEAQKQLPEDHPSHPSNHQTEVGSVTGAEGVILSPGISAEKLMYDRAVEMSRTAAINEIASEDLPGCEIFYSTAIRMLEAVLDSDDDHLPKRRISTSSRDEKAEAAVREDTSEMSSEDKQSIQKMIQMVKARLANLQKKMLAISRAQQQQQQDIISVRRRSGELAPRSVPV; the protein is encoded by the exons ATGGCCGACAGACAGTTATCGTccacctcgtcgtcgaggcGGCAAAAACAGCCAACCGATGGTGCCGTCGGGCAGTTCGTCATCGACAAGGAGATTGGAAAGGGCAGCTTCGCCCAGGTCTACTCTGGCCGGCACAAG GTCACGGGCGCCCTGGTCGCCATCAAGTCCGTAGAGCTCAGTCGCTTGAACAAGAAACTAAAGGAAAACCTGTACGGCGAAATCAAGATCCTCAAGACGTTGCGCCACCCACATATCGTTGCCCTTCATGACTGTGTCGAGTCGGCCACGCACATCAACTTGATTATGGAATACTGCGAGCTTGGTGATCTTTCGTTATTTATTAAGAAGCGGGAGAAGCTGATCACACACTCGGCTACCCGTGATATTGCCCGCAGGTATCCCATTGAGCACAACCAGGGTTTGCACGAGGTTATCACCCGCCATTTCCTCAAGCAGCTCGCAAGTGCGCTCAAGTTTTTGAGGGAAGGAAACTTTGTTCACCGAGATGTCAAACCACAgaacctgctgctgctgccgtcgcCGTTCTTTCGGGAAACTCACCAATCGGCCAAGCAAATCTTGAGTGCTAGTTACGACTCGCTGATGCCAGCAGCAGGACTTCCGTCGCTGCCTATGCTCAAGCTTGCCGACTTTGGCTTTGCTCGCGTGTTGCCCTCGACGTCACTCGCTGAGACGCTGTGTGGGTCACCGCTCTACATGGCCCCTGAGATTCTCCGGTATGAACGGTACGATGCCAAAGCGGATCTGTGGTCGGTGGGCACCGTTCTGTACGAGATGGCGACAGGGAGACCTCCCTTTAGGGCCGGGAATCATGTGGAGCTGCTTAGGAAGATAGAAGCTGCTGAGGACCAGGTCAAGTTTCCTCGCGAGAGCGTGGTGAGTCCGGAGTTGAAGAGCCTCGTCCGAGCTCTCCTGAAGCGGAATCCCGTGGAACGGATCAGCTTCGCCGACTTTTTCAACCACACCGTCATCACAGGGCCAATCCCCAATCTCCACGAGGATGACCTCCCGAAGCCGGAACCACAGCAGGTGAAGGAGACAGTGCGGCCCGAAGGGTCACTGTCTCTATCACGTCGGGATTCCCAGCGTGGCAAAGTGGCCACAGGCGTTCTGTCCTCCCCCAGGCCTCGGCCAGCATCGCCACTGGCGACACCAATCGAGAAACCGAACCCACTGGAACAAGTGCCAGGTCCTCGTGCTGGCTTGAGCTACTCGCCTGCTGGAGATGGGTTGGGAATTACCCGCCGGCCAGCTGTTCAGCCATCTACTTCAGCGCCAGCCCGCCCCGTCATGTACGTGGACCGCTCTCGAGCAAACTCGACAGCCTCGCAGAGACCACCACGAGAATCCATCGTGCCGGATCCTTCACAAACCCTTGCATCGCAACCTCGACCAAAGAGCAGGCTGACCAAGCCCCtgacagaggaggagaaggctgctcAGGATGTTGCTTTGGAGCGTGACTACATCTTCATCGACAAGAAGGGCGTGGAGGTCAATGCACTGGCTGACCAAATCTCCATGTACCCGCAATCGGTCCCCAAGTCGGGTCAGATTGTTCGGCGCGCTACCCAGCAAGGGcacccaacatcaacgactGGTGCTGTTTCCGCCCGCAACAACCACCTTCGACAAGGGTCATATGACAAGCCACTCTCTAGCAGCCCCGGCTCGACAACTTCTGCCATCTCCAAGGCAATTCAGGACGCCAGTCTTCGGCTTTTTGGGTTCAACGTGGCGCCTCATCTGCTCAGCAAGGGCCAGTCTCCGCCCCAGATCTACAGCCCTTTCCCGGCATATCCGACGCCCTCTGCACCGGCCGGGATGATCTCGGATGGGAAGCACACCACGCCGGTGGACGAGGATTCCCGCGTGGCCCAGTGCATTGAGGATTGGGCCACCCGAAGCGATGTGGTCTATGGCTTTGCCGAGGTCAAGTACAAGCAACTTGTTCCATTGGCCCCTTCCATGGATTATGGCCTCGGTGGCGTTCCTGCCGacaagatggaggaagaagatggcctCACCCTCGAGGCAACAGTCTCTCTATCAGAAGAGGCCCTGGTATTGTACGTCAAGGCGCTGTCTCTTCTTGCCAAATCCATGGACATTGCTAGCCTATGGTGGACACGCAAGAGCAGGTcggacaacagcaacagcatccACTCAGCCGCTCGCGACTCGGTTAACAGCCAGGCGTTGGCACTGAAGATCAATAGGGTGGTCCAGTGGATCCGGTCCCGGTTCAACGAGGTCTTGGAGAAGGCTGAGATTGTGCGGTTAAAACTCATTGAGGCTCAAAAGCAGCTTCCCGAAGATCACCCCAGCCACCCCAGCAATCATCAAACCGAGGTTGGCTCGGTGACGGGTGCCGAAGGAGTCATCCTTTCGCCAGGTATCAGCGCCGAGAAGCTCATGTACGACCGCGCCGTTGAGATGAGTAGAACTGCAGCCATCAATGAGATTGCGAGCGAAGACCTCCCCGGCTGCGAGATATTCTATTCGACTGCGATTCGCATGCTCGAGGCTGTCTTGGATAGCGATGACGACCATCTTCCTAAGCGCAGGATATCAACCTCGTCTAGGGACGAAAAGGCTGAAGCTGCTGTCCGCGAGGACACCTCCGAGATGAGCAGCGAGGACAAGCAGTCTATTCAGAAGA TGATCCAGATGGTTAAAGCACGTCTCGCAAACCTCCAGAAGAAGATGCTTGCCATCTCTCGagctcaacagcagcagcaacaggacATAATTTCTGTCAGACGTCGTAGCGGCGAGCTAGCACCACGCAGTGTCCCGGTCTGA